The following DNA comes from Cryptococcus deuterogattii R265 chromosome 2, complete sequence.
CGCCTCCAGGTCTGGATCCGTCATCACATTACGCTCACGCGATGTATGACCCCTTCTCTGGATTGCTCTTCATCACGCCTTTTGCCCGAAGCTCGCTCTACGTTTTCAGGTACGCCCTCAAGGATACTGAGCCTGTAAGGGACGCCGGCGGCCCGAACGGCCCTCAGGTTGTAGCATTCGACAGGATGGCAGAATTCCCTTTAACCCAGCAAGGATCTTCTGGAACTGGCGTAGTTACGATTGGAATGATTGCCCACTTGGGTAGAGACCCTGGACcagggagggaagagggtgatTTGGAGTGGTTCTATGGAACTGCAGATGGCTTTGCCAGTGCCGGTATGGGGAAACAAGCGATGGGTTTGGTCAAAGGTGATGTTTTTGCGTCTACGATAACTTCACCTGTGGCAGATGCTTCTGTCGACccaaagaaggaaaaagaaatgcaaccggaaaagaaggagaaaaagaagtctGCTCAATCTACTCCGACCAGCAAAacccttccccttcctcaaaatcttcctgttcctcaGCCTGTGCCCAGCATTGGTTCCCGAACCGACAGTACTGCTGGGTCATTAGTGGAGGACGCTAATGgtgctgctgttgctgctgctgcaagtACAGGAATGAACTCGAAGAAGCTtaaaaaggagaaaagaaaggaggagagagcaTTGGCCAGGGCtcaagctgctgctgaagcGGAGGCCACGACTGAGGCTGCTTGGGGAGCAGAAACGTTGTCGGCTGTTCCTGAGATaaagagcgagagagaggtGGCGATTGGCGAGGAAGCTATTAAACAGGCAGGTCCATTTTGGTTTGCACAGAGAGGCATGCTGATATCCATGTAGATGGAAGATCGCCTTTCTACTCAATTCCAAAATCTCCTTACCgcttccatttccccgCTTTCAGCTCAGCTCAACACTATTGCCTCACCTTCATTTTCCAACAATATTGCGGCCCAAGTCGAACGTTCTCTCCGGCCTCATATTATGTCTTCTATCAGTAGCGAGCTCCAAAATACTTTGAAAGGATTAATGCCGCAGTTAATTAATGAAATGAAGAATGAGGTTcagaaggaggtgaagagCTGCTTAGACAATGTGCCgaaggatttggagaaAGGACTGGGCCCGGTGGTCAGTAGGACGGTTGCGGGAGTTGTTCAGACTTCTGTATGtcatctcttccaatcCTTCCTTTACGTGCTGACATTAGGGATATAGGTCGAGAAAATGGTTCAACAAGTCATCCATTCtcacctccttcccacTCTTACTCAatcaacctcttctctcacagACACCCTTCTCACAGAGTTGAAATCAGAGATGCTTCAAATCAGAAAAGAGCTTACCCCGATCCCACCACCTGTTGCTCCCGAGGCGAAGCGAGGTGTcgcagaagatgaggtgtTGAATAAGTTGCAAGAGATGTCGCAGCAGATGGAGGCTTTGCAGACTGTGGTCAAGGATATTCAAGGTAAAAACTTCAACGGTATCAACCATGCTCAATCTGTGCCCAACCTCCCTACCACTCAAGgttctccacctcccatTCAGAATACCCGACTTCCCACACCCGCTCAATTGGAAGACACTTTCCTTGCCGCCCTCACTGCTCAGACAGTACCCGCCACCCTCCAACTTGTGGATGACCACTTGGGCTTGACAGATTATTGTTTGCCCGTCTCTGGTAAAAGTCCTTTGAGCCAGGCTGTTTTGTTGACCTTATTGCATCGTGTAAGTCCATCCATTGATATGTCACAGGACACCAGAGATCAAGGCCTGATCGAAAAAAAATTAGACGTCTATTGCGATTGCCGAAATCCCCGCGCAGCACCCTTTATTCCCTCATCTCGTTACTTGGATCAGACGCACAGTCAACCTCCTCGACCCTAGCGTACGTTTTACATTCTCACTTAACACTGCAGTtgtatcttcttctgctaAACAGAAAAATCATGCTTGTAGGACCCCAACATTAAAGAATACATTGTCCGCCTTCACCCTGTCGTGCAGACCCACTTGAGCAACGTGATTGCCTCTGTGCAGGCATCTCGTAACCCTCACTTGCAAGCGCAGTTCCTGCCGgtgttgaaggagattgggGACGTGTTGTCTGCCAAGGTTAACGCCTAAGCATCCGAGTGGATTCGGGGGGGACCGTAAAGCAATAGGTCGGAAGGTGTGGCGATGTGAAGTAAAAGAAGCAACAAGTTTCTGGGGCGATATCTAATAATGAAATATTGGTTTGTTCATAAAGCATAGCATGTTATCATTTGTAAACAATTGCAAGTTCTAGttaaaaaagaaaaagactGTTTTTGGATCGATAGAAAGTATTTTGACAACATATATCAGTTATCAATTCCCCCTCCGCTGCCCCTTTCCCGCGAATCATATCAATACCCCCTCTCCCATTTAACCTCATTGACAACccccttcccatccttcatcctctccacaTTATACACCAACACATCCGCCGCAATCTCCATCTCACCTTCCGTGTTCCCCGACAAGTGCGGGGTGATGATACATTTCGGGTGGGACCACAGTGGGTGTCCATCAGGGAGAGGTTCGGGCTCGGTCACGTCTAGTGCAGCGCCGAATATGTGCGGAGTGTCGAGGACAGCTAAAAGATCGTCTTTGGTTgtgtggaaagaaggataaaaagTTAGTCTAGCTGATCGTGGTGCGTTTAGGTGTTGATAAGTGGGGGGGAGAAGACGTACCGGAAGGTATAAGAGACCCTCGACCAACGTTTACAAGCACCGCGCCCTTGGGAAGCATCTCTATTGAATCGCTTGGTCAACTCCATTCTAACACATTGTACATTAAAAACGAACCGagcttttccttgttgagAAAGTGCTGCGTATCGGGCGTGTTTGGTAAACTTGCGACCAGTACGTCGCACTGGTTCAAGAATTCCTTGACCGATTTGGGATCTTTGGTAGAGTAGAAAGCCTCTGGGATGGAGCCTAATGGATATTGAGTCgagtcttcttcgtcagtCATATACTGCAAGAGGAGCATGCAGTGGAACGTACCGTCCTTATCGCCCGTACCAGGGATAATGTACCCGTCCTGAGGGGTCGCTTTGCCCGAAGTGTTGGCGGCGATGATTCGCATACCATGTGCTTTGAGAAGCCTTGCCGTTTCACGTCCCAATGACCCGTAGCCCTTTTTTGTCGAAACAAAGCCATGATTAGTAAGAAAacaaggagatgagggggTTTTATggttgatgctgatgatatGATGGGTACGTACGAGAAGACCGGCGGTACGTTGGAAAGTCTTCCGAGCGTAATACGCTTGACCATCCATATCGCATTCTGCTTCAGATagccatctcttctcaGTCTAACATGGCAAGCCATTCATCAGCACAGATGCTGCACCCAAACCACTCGATTTTTAAACGTACTCTGGCTCCGATGATTTGCCTAGGTAGCTGATGCAACAAAGTGATCACCATCGCCACCACATAATTCGGAATCGAGAGCGCATGGGTCCCCGACGCAGTTGCAAGTTTGACTTCTTTACTATCCCCCTTGCCTTTCCCCCTCTTTCGCTCTTCCACATACGCCTTCATTGCGGGGCTGGAAATGGCCTTATCTGCCCCTGCGGAACATAGTTGTACAAGCTCAAGGTTTGGGACATCCGCAAGGGAATCTACGGGAGGACCTCGGCcggtggtgaagaagatctggATCTTGGAGAGCTCTTCCTTGGTGAATGGCGACGAAGGGTCGGTACggtggatgaaggaggtgaaggtgtCTTGGAGCTTGGAGATGGTGGCTGGGGGGAGATGGACGGTGGATGCTACGGTGTAGGGGAGGGACATGGTGGATAACAAGCGGAGTGACAAGCGTCTGGGTCTGAGCAGTACAGACATGCTATAAGCTATCGTTCATTCGATTTAATGGCCATGGAAGACACGGATGGATCCCCAGTCAAGTGGATCCCCTCGGCTAAGACCGCGACACAATGTCATGACGTGTAACTTCGTGGCGTATTAACTTGTTGCCTTGAACCTTTCAACCCTTCCCAAGtccactcttctcagctCAAGCGAGCTCATCGGGCACTGAGATGACTCCTAGTCGGACGGCAAAATGCCATTGCACAGATTCAATGCAAACGACAGGTCCCTAGGCTCAAAGAGCGACTTGTAGGGGCTAGGGGTACCTTTTTTCTGTTATGCTGACTTTCGGACAAGCTAACACTCAActcttcgtctctttcTGCAGTCCCCTAATTCGCTGTTGGCTTCATCTATCGCACCCTTGAGTGCTTCCCCAAAAAATTCTTCTATGTCATACCAGCCCAAATTTCACATTgcttcccatctctccagaCAACCAGAGGAGAAAGCATTTTCGCTTTTGGCTGACTTCGCGGCTTACAATCGCAATATCCTGTATATAAGCCGCGAGAGATCTCCAAAAAGACTTCAACCTCAGGTATGCGATGAGCCTGACAAGACCAGAAAACCTATCTTTGGCGCAAGATCCATGTGAACTTATCACTTCGTCGTCcatggcagcagcaacacACTGATAACATATTCAGGAATTTGTACGGGAAAGCGGTAACATAGGCTGAGTTCGTTCGCGGCGCTACATGGAAGGAGACCACATTCGTGCAACGTGATCTCTTCACAAGACTGGTGAGTTTTTGATTTCAATCACCATAAGCGACGACGACTTGCTGACTAAACCCccacaaaaaaaagatgCAAGGTCGTCATCCTGACTTATTTACCCGGAAACAATGTCGTAGTCTCTGGGCGCTGGGAGACTTATAGCAAACAAACAAATGGCAGAAATCAGATCTGCCCATGCACAAATCAACCGCAGGGGTGAAAATCTATTCAGACCGAATGCTCGCCTATGTGTAaggtgggaggagaggaggacTTATCGACATGAAACAAACTattttaaaaaaaaattgaaCAAAATGACCTGGCGGAAATGGCTAACGTGATAGAATGCCTCGGTTTGTTTCAAGCTAAAAGTAAAAATCACCCTTTAAGTCTTCTTTTAAGCATTATGTTCTACTCATTTTAGTCGACTGAACCTCTGAATTTATCTCTTGAATCAATTCAATTGGGCATCGACTCGAAACAAGCCGCCGCTAGGGCATTTATTTTGTAGTAATGTAATGGTTGTGGGTTAGCTGCTAGTAGAAAGAATGAAGTGTGGCCAGTTTCAGCAAATGTCACTCACATAATCggaaagacaaagaaaaaaaggacaaaTAAAGGGTGAGAGATTTACAATGTAGACGACTTATCAAGTATCCCTGGCGCGATATACACCACCATGCTTCATACACCCCCATCGCAAACCAATGGAATACACTTTGGAGGTCAGCGGACAAGATGATACATGATAAGCCCAGACATGGCCCAGTGAAGTATGGCGGTGTATGTTCGTTGAGGTTCGGAATCAGTTGTATTTTATACCCTACGAATGTACATAAAACTTGTCTGCATTTTATATATGGCGCCCCCCTAAAGGTATTAAAGAGCATGCAAAACATCGTTGTCGTAATTATCGTCCAAACTACATATCAACTGTCAGCGAAAAATCCAACCATATGttggttgatgaagaagaaaaggaagaagtgtTCATGTCAAGACACTTTCAAAGTGTCCCAGGCCAAGAAATAAAAGGGGGAAGATAAACTCACGAGCTTCTCGCTGACCCATCCTGACCAGCCACCAGAGCCCTCAGGCTCATCCCACGCATAATCATTACCGCTCTTCACAGCCGCTTTGGCTACCACAGGTTGCACCACTTTGGGTTTCAAAATTTCCTTGTGCTGTACTCTTATGGGTGTCCCAGCCGCCGGTAGGGATACTTGTGATGATGATCCCTGggcatctctttccccgGCTGCCGGGCCAAGACCCTCCATAGTCCCACCATTACCAACTTTGAATCCGATCATCCACTGACCACCCAAGATTCCACCATGTCTCCTCAAAGCGTACGCTGCTCCTAACGGATTGGTGTACTCTACAATATACCAGTTGGATCCTTCTGGACCAGGCCGATAAGAAGCAACGGGACCGAATTGAGTGAGATAGGGTTGGAGCGTGGAGAGGATATGGGATGGTGGCCCAAAGATGTAAAGGGTGGTTGTGGATTTAGTCggaaggagggatggaGGGGTGGGAAGCCTGAAAAAGGATTCAGCCCATGCTAATTATGAATCAAAGCAAAACAAGTTATTCACTCGTTGGAAGCAACAATAGTGGATGCACGGGTTTCTGTCACGCTATCCCGTAAACTGGCCGTTGGAGGCATGTCTTCGTCCATGGGCGCGGGACCGTTCGCAgtggaagacgagagagcAGCACTTTGCGCCAAGGATCGTGCTCGGGTGGTATGTCTTGGTGAGTTGCTGTCCCACAAGAATTAGCTTTTTCTTATCCACACAGAATATGGTACACATCTACACACCTCTCATGGACAGACCCACTCAACCTTCCTTGAGgacttctcctttccccctgAGGACTACCAACCGACACACTCATCCCTCCAGTAGGGCTCGTACCTAGGGCTACTCTTCCTGCCTGGGAGgaagcgaaagaaggaagaaactTGACTGCATCGGCGGCACGGGAATCTTCAGGATCGAGCTCATCACCGGCGAAACGGGTGCGGGTTGATTGGGAGATCGATTGAGAACGAGAGAGAGTCGGGTGGATGGGGGTGGACGTGTACCGGGATGGTGTTTGGGACCACCAGTCGTTGGACATGATGTATGAAATATATAAATCTAACTCCTAATGGAAAGCGAAGAGTGGTGGAAAGAGATCCGATTTGTTTGCATGAAAATCGCACAGGGGTTATTAGCGGAATCGCATTTTTCTAATGCGCTTTACTAACCCGCAATAATCTAATCCGGCTTATTACAGCGCTTAGTATAGCACACCCAGTCAAGCAGCATACATGCAAAAGGCAATTAAATTAAACATGTATTAGTATTACTACTCATATGCAACAGCGGATAACAAGTCCCAAGGGGAATATACATAACTGAAATTCCGTATACCTAATCATAATCGGAATCAATCTCTAtcacatcatcctcatcatcctcttcgtcctcaaaCATAaaatcatcctcatccaacaTGGTCGCATCAATGATCTCCTGTTCCGTCGCCTTACGTGTCTCAAACTCTTTTTGAGGCGCTGATGCAGGTGCAGGgtttgaagacgaagaggccGCCGTGGCAGTCGTCCGTTTTAAAGTATTCCCGCTACCCAGCTTTGCCCAtggatcttctttctcctcttcagcagctttctcctttccctttcccttgccctctccccctccgactctcttcccacccttcAAGGtattcccttcccctccgAAAGGCTGTAGTTCCATTTTCTGTTGATCGGCGAGAGAGGGTTTCGGTGCTTTGGAGGGATCGTAAGGGATGTACTtgaagccgaagaagaatttCCCTTCTGGCAGAATGAGTGCCGAAGGAACTTGGGTGTTGGCGGATGATAAAGAGGATGTGTTTATTATTCGAGGGCCGCTGCTTCGATTTAGTAACTGCTGGCATAGGGCAAGGAACAAAGGACTCACTCGGCTCGGTTAATCTTTGAACTCGGATCgacctcttcaatcttcttcgccaaacCCTTACCCTTAACCTTTTTTCCGCTCAGACTCTGTCCTACACCAGTAAAGCTCTCCACTGGGGTCTGAGTACCCATACTCGTCCCGGGTCGACTACCGCCCGATACACTAGCTGCGCCCGAACCAGTGGGTTCATTTGAAGACAAGTCAATGTTAAGTTTATCCGCCATGGTGGGGATCGGTTTCGGTTCCGGCCGGGGAGGCTCGACATATCCCTTTGGCGTGGCAAAATCAACCTCAAGATCCGTATCGATAACAGATATACCAGGACCTTCTGGGACGACGGACATGATAAGGAATTCGAATGTGAGTGAATTGTAGGTGATTTCAATGATGTCGTTAGGAGAAAGAGTAGAGTAGAAGCGAAGGGCGGATTCGAGGCTATGCGTGGCTTGAGCTACggatgaagcagaggaatGAAGGGCGAACTTACACAGATTTGGGATCGGATACTTGGAGGAAATCCGTACTCTGTGCTTGAATTTTTAccatttttccttttgGTAACTTGGCCCCCGTGAGTCGTACGGGATCGCCTTCTTCGAGGTTAAGtcgcttcatcatctacttTATATTAGCTACGACCTGtatccaaaaaaaaagagggacATACCCAGGCAGGAAGATGTACAATCCCTTCCTCAGCAATAAACTCCAGCACCCCGGCATGGGTAGTGTGTTGTGTGGGTGAGCGAGGGTTGCGGAGCTGGAATGTCCAAGGACTCGGAATGTCCAGCGCGGCTACATATCGTCAGAAGCAATTCCTGGAAGTTCTTAACGAGACATACAAAGTCTGGCTAACGCGGATGGAGGCATGATGACTGTTGACACCTAGAGTTAGTAACCTACTATGGGAATGGCCAGACAGACATACTCTTGCCGCCGTACATAACTTCTGGGCGCTCTCTACCCCCCATCACAGCGGTTGAATAAGCTTTGAAATAATCATCGTACGCTCTGCATTTCATCagtcttttttccttgtaGACGACATAATACTTACGACGGAGGAGGGGCACTGTGGAAACCACCGAAACCACCGCCCATGAGGTGAGAGAGTATACTAGCAGGACCGCctggaagaggtggaggagcgGCGTAGCTGTCGAACTCGTCTACAAGCTAGGTTAGGCATATCCTTTCAGGGAAGTGTGACATACCTTCAGAATCGTACCCGTGATTCATTGTGGTGAAGTTGAAGCTGAAGTCGAGGTACAAGTCGGAAACGAATGCATAATTATCCGATACTGTGGAtaacgaagaagacaagCAAGCGTTCGTTCGAGATGATGCCTAAGTCACGTGATCTTGACGTCAGTACCTCAGCTTTAATAAGCCCGTAGAGGTGTATCCTTACGTAAATGTGCTTGACAACGCCGAAGGACAACGGGCCCGATTTCGAACGAGGATGGTAATCGGAAACGATAGACGATAGATAGATCACGGAGAAGTGATTGTCTTATCTGGTAGTCCTAGATAATCATCTGCCACACTATCGGTGCGAGCAGGATATGTCCAGCTACAATCCTCTCTTACCAAACGCCGACGAACCAATTACTCGCTCGCGAacactcttctttctctccatccgcGACTCCAACCCGTTCACGCGCGCCCGACCTAGTAGAGAATATGGTAACCAAATTAGccttgatgatggtggtggtgatgaaggggaggaagacagACTGAtaggtgggagaggagggtggaaagaaaTTGGTATGAAGGGGTTACCGCCAAAATGGGTGGATTTGAgtgaggaggtggaggagattcTGGGACGGACAAGAAACAAGAGTAGGCGGATGTTGGGCTTTGAGTTCGGTTGACTTTGCTGACTTTGTGAATTTTGGTGTAGTCGCTGCTCTGGATAAGCTACATGCGAAACATGTCTTACCTGGCTTCACAGATCGGTCAAGCGAAGAACGTGAGATTGAGAGACAGACGATTGACATCACTCGTGTAAGACAAGAATTacgtcctcttccacattGTCATTGACACTAAATGTAGGATTTCAAACGCTGCACATCTCTAATAGGCAGCATCACGCCAGAACGCGGTGCGCCTCGTGTTCAAGTACTGACAGCGAAGAATGTGCAACGCGGCTTGGCGCAAAAGGTACAGGAAATGTCGGGACAGTTtaggaag
Coding sequences within:
- a CDS encoding oxidoreductase — encoded protein: MSLPYTVASTVHLPPATISKLQDTFTSFIHRTDPSSPFTKEELSKIQIFFTTGRGPPVDSLADVPNLELVQLCSAGADKAISSPAMKAYVEERKRGKGKGDSKEVKLATASGTHALSIPNYVVAMVITLLHQLPRQIIGARTEKRWLSEAECDMDGQAYYARKTFQRTAGLLGYGSLGRETARLLKAHGMRIIAANTSGKATPQDGYIIPGTGDKDGSIPEAFYSTKDPKSVKEFLNQCDVLVASLPNTPDTQHFLNKEKLEMLPKGAVLVNVGRGSLIPSDDLLAVLDTPHIFGAALDVTEPEPLPDGHPLWSHPKCIITPHLSGNTEGEMEIAADVLVYNVERMKDGKGVVNEVKWERGY
- a CDS encoding ubiquitin fusion degradation protein 1, with product MNHGYDSEDEFDSYAAPPPLPGGPASILSHLMGGGFGGFHSAPPPSAYDDYFKAYSTAVMGGRERPEVMYGGKIIMPPSALARLSALDIPSPWTFQLRNPRSPTQHTTHAGVLEFIAEEGIVHLPAWMMKRLNLEEGDPVRLTGAKLPKGKMVKIQAQSTDFLQVSDPKSVLESALRFYSTLSPNDIIEITYNSLTFEFLIMSVVPEGPGISVIDTDLEVDFATPKGYVEPPRPEPKPIPTMADKLNIDLSSNEPTGSGAASVSGGSRPGTSMGTQTPVESFTGVGQSLSGKKVKGKGLAKKIEEVDPSSKINRADGPRIINTSSLSSANTQVPSALILPEGKFFFGFKYIPYDPSKAPKPSLADQQKMELQPFGGEGNTLKGGKRVGGGEGKGKGKEKAAEEEKEDPWAKLGSGNTLKRTTATAASSSSNPAPASAPQKEFETRKATEQEIIDATMLDEDDFMFEDEEDDEDDVIEIDSDYD